The following proteins are encoded in a genomic region of Parabacteroides pacaensis:
- a CDS encoding FtsW/RodA/SpoVE family cell cycle protein — protein MDLANKLFRGDRVIWIIFMFLCLISVVEVFSATSTLIYKNSNHWTPIVRHASFLLAGFVCVLVIHNIPYKYLSAFTILLPVSVIMLLVTPIFGVMENDAHRWLKILGFQFQPSEFAKLSAIVYIAFLLSRRPAMSDAQIFKWIIWGVGGVCILILPENFSTAFMLFGVCFLLMFIGEIPIKYLLKTAGVLFILLFVVLGIMFLAPKSMTQYLPDRISTWQARVERHFGSNAEEKVEEGTYKITDDNFQESHAKIAIARGGLIGKMPGHGQQRDFLPQAYSDFIYAIIIEEMGVLGGIFVLFLYIFLLVRVGIIARKCEKSFPKYLVLGCGLLIVVQALANMSVAVGLVPVTGQPLPLISRGGTSTMLTCVYFGIILSVSRFAAGMGEEDETTENEEEIVNEEFTQDIKTLEVNDKSDSVESLV, from the coding sequence ATGGATCTGGCGAATAAATTATTTAGAGGTGACAGGGTAATATGGATCATATTCATGTTCTTGTGCCTGATTTCGGTGGTAGAGGTGTTCAGTGCGACAAGTACGTTAATTTATAAAAATTCTAATCATTGGACTCCTATTGTGCGTCATGCCTCTTTTTTATTAGCCGGATTTGTTTGTGTATTGGTGATCCATAATATTCCTTATAAGTATTTATCAGCTTTTACAATCCTGCTTCCAGTATCTGTGATTATGTTATTGGTAACCCCTATATTCGGAGTAATGGAGAATGATGCACACCGTTGGCTAAAAATATTGGGATTCCAGTTTCAGCCTTCTGAGTTTGCCAAGTTATCAGCTATTGTCTATATAGCTTTTTTGCTAAGTCGTCGCCCGGCGATGTCTGATGCACAAATTTTTAAATGGATTATATGGGGAGTAGGAGGAGTATGTATTCTGATTCTTCCGGAGAATTTTTCTACTGCTTTTATGTTATTCGGCGTATGTTTCCTGTTAATGTTTATAGGAGAAATACCTATAAAGTATTTGCTTAAAACAGCCGGAGTTTTGTTTATTCTGTTATTTGTTGTACTAGGGATTATGTTTTTGGCCCCTAAAAGTATGACCCAATATTTGCCGGATCGTATTAGTACCTGGCAAGCGCGGGTAGAACGGCATTTTGGTTCTAATGCGGAGGAGAAGGTAGAAGAAGGAACTTATAAGATAACAGATGATAATTTTCAAGAGTCGCATGCCAAAATTGCCATAGCGCGGGGAGGATTAATAGGAAAGATGCCTGGCCACGGCCAGCAGCGGGATTTTCTTCCTCAGGCGTATTCTGATTTTATCTACGCGATTATTATTGAAGAAATGGGCGTATTAGGAGGCATATTTGTGTTGTTCTTATATATCTTTTTGTTAGTTCGGGTGGGGATTATTGCCCGGAAATGTGAGAAAAGTTTTCCCAAATATTTGGTATTGGGATGCGGTTTGTTGATTGTGGTGCAGGCATTAGCGAATATGTCGGTAGCTGTAGGTCTGGTACCTGTTACCGGTCAGCCGTTGCCTTTGATAAGCCGGGGAGGTACTTCCACCATGCTGACATGTGTTTATTTTGGAATTATATTAAGCGTAAGCCGGTTTGCCGCAGGTATGGGAGAGGAGGATGAAACTACTGAAAATGAGGAAGAAATAGTGAATGAAGAATTTACACAAGATATAAAAACACTGGAAGTAAATGATAAATCTGATTCTGTGGAATCTTTAGTATAG
- the murD gene encoding UDP-N-acetylmuramoyl-L-alanine--D-glutamate ligase, with protein MEKRIVILGAGESGTGAAVLAKLKGFEVFVSDLSSIQAKYKEVLDKYQIEWEEGQHTEEKILWADEIVKSPGIPDKAPIIKKLKEKGTPIISEIEFAGRYTNSKMICITGSNGKTTTTMLTYHILTQAGLDVGLAGNVGNSLAMQVAVSPHEYYVIELSSFQLDNMYDFKADIAILLNITPDHLDRYDYKMQNYVDAKFRILQNQTEKDAFIYWNDDPIIAGEIEKKPAKASCYPFAETEESGVKGYVKQKEIVIQTPNGIFKMEQDLLALTGTHNLYNSLASGIAAKLLDIQDEKIRASLSDFRGVEHRLEKVARVRGVDYINDSKATNVNSCWYALQSMTTKLVLILGGTDKGNDYREIEDLVKKKVHTLIFLGVDNTKLHAFFDGKVARIEDARSMEEAVTKAYRLAKKGETVLLSPCCASFDLFKSYEDRGDQFKKCVRNL; from the coding sequence ATGGAGAAAAGAATTGTTATATTAGGAGCAGGTGAAAGCGGTACAGGAGCAGCTGTTTTAGCAAAGCTGAAAGGCTTTGAGGTTTTTGTTTCGGATCTTTCATCTATACAGGCAAAATATAAGGAAGTATTAGACAAATATCAGATTGAATGGGAAGAAGGTCAACATACGGAAGAAAAAATATTATGGGCTGATGAGATTGTCAAAAGTCCGGGTATTCCGGATAAAGCTCCGATTATTAAGAAATTAAAGGAGAAAGGTACTCCTATTATATCTGAGATTGAGTTTGCAGGCCGGTATACAAATTCTAAAATGATTTGTATTACCGGAAGTAATGGCAAAACGACTACTACTATGCTTACTTATCATATTCTTACCCAGGCAGGTCTCGATGTGGGATTAGCAGGGAATGTAGGAAATAGTTTAGCCATGCAGGTTGCCGTAAGCCCACATGAATATTATGTGATAGAACTAAGTAGCTTCCAACTAGATAATATGTATGATTTTAAGGCGGATATTGCTATTCTTTTGAATATTACGCCAGACCATCTGGATCGTTATGATTACAAGATGCAAAATTATGTGGATGCGAAATTCCGGATTTTGCAGAATCAAACAGAGAAAGATGCGTTTATTTATTGGAATGATGATCCTATTATAGCTGGAGAGATCGAGAAAAAGCCGGCTAAAGCGTCTTGTTATCCTTTTGCCGAGACTGAAGAGTCCGGTGTAAAGGGATATGTTAAACAAAAAGAGATAGTTATTCAAACACCAAACGGTATTTTTAAAATGGAACAGGATTTGTTAGCATTAACGGGAACACATAATTTGTATAACTCGTTGGCTTCTGGAATAGCCGCGAAACTGTTGGATATTCAAGACGAAAAAATCAGGGCTTCTTTAAGTGATTTTAGAGGAGTGGAACATCGTCTTGAAAAAGTGGCCCGTGTGCGTGGGGTAGATTATATAAATGATTCGAAGGCTACGAATGTCAACTCTTGCTGGTATGCCTTGCAGAGCATGACTACTAAGTTGGTACTTATCCTAGGAGGAACAGATAAGGGAAATGATTATAGGGAAATAGAAGATTTGGTAAAGAAAAAAGTACATACACTGATTTTCCTGGGTGTGGATAATACAAAATTACATGCTTTTTTTGATGGTAAGGTTGCTCGGATAGAAGATGCACGTTCTATGGAAGAGGCGGTAACAAAAGCTTATCGATTGGCAAAGAAAGGGGAGACGGTATTACTTTCTCCGTGTTGTGCCAGTTTTGATTTGTTTAAAAGTTATGAAGACCGGGGCGATCAATTCAAAAAGTGCGTCCGTAATCTTTAA
- the mraY gene encoding phospho-N-acetylmuramoyl-pentapeptide-transferase: MLYYLFNYLDQLDIPGAGMFKYISFRSGMALILSLFISTLIGRRIIDKLQKLQIGETVRNLGLEGQMSKKGTPTMGGIIIIIAILVPVLLFGRLGNIYLILMLVTTIWLGALGFADDYIKVFRKNKEGMHGKFKIIGQLGLGLIVGLTLFLSPEVVIIENSEIRHNDVIEAVRYHEVETKSTKTTIPFVKNNNFDYAQLVSWAGEYKEELAWLVFVLMTIFVVTSVSNGANLTDGLDGLAAGTSSIIGVALGVLAYMSSHFQFASFLNIMFIPGAEELVVFAAAFIGATVGFLWYNAYPAQVFMGDTGSLTLGGIIAVFAIIIRKELLIPILCGIFLAENLSVMMQVAYFKYTKKKYGTGKRMFKMAPLHHHFQKPGNAGLDALVQKPFNVVPESKIVVRFWLIGIILAVLTIVTLKMR; encoded by the coding sequence ATGCTTTATTATCTTTTTAATTATTTGGATCAGTTGGATATACCGGGAGCTGGAATGTTTAAATACATTTCCTTCCGCTCGGGTATGGCACTTATCCTGTCGTTGTTCATATCTACCCTTATCGGCCGTCGAATTATCGATAAGTTGCAAAAATTGCAAATCGGAGAGACGGTAAGAAATTTAGGATTGGAAGGTCAGATGAGTAAAAAAGGAACCCCTACGATGGGAGGTATAATTATTATTATAGCTATTTTAGTTCCGGTGTTATTGTTTGGCCGTTTGGGAAACATTTACCTGATTTTAATGTTAGTTACTACAATATGGCTGGGTGCTTTAGGATTTGCTGACGATTATATTAAAGTGTTCCGGAAGAATAAAGAAGGAATGCATGGAAAATTTAAAATTATCGGTCAGTTGGGATTAGGGTTGATTGTCGGCCTTACTTTGTTCCTAAGTCCTGAAGTAGTGATTATAGAGAATTCGGAAATTCGGCATAATGATGTAATTGAAGCTGTTCGTTATCATGAAGTAGAAACGAAATCGACGAAAACGACTATACCGTTTGTCAAGAATAATAATTTTGATTACGCGCAGTTGGTTTCGTGGGCGGGTGAATATAAGGAAGAGTTGGCTTGGCTGGTTTTTGTGTTAATGACTATTTTTGTGGTAACTTCCGTGTCGAATGGAGCTAATTTAACGGATGGGCTAGATGGTTTGGCTGCCGGAACCTCTTCCATTATCGGTGTTGCATTAGGAGTATTGGCTTATATGTCGTCCCACTTCCAATTCGCTTCATTCTTGAATATTATGTTTATTCCCGGAGCAGAGGAATTAGTAGTGTTTGCTGCGGCATTTATTGGGGCAACAGTTGGCTTTTTGTGGTATAATGCTTATCCGGCACAAGTATTTATGGGAGATACAGGTAGCTTAACATTAGGAGGAATTATTGCCGTGTTTGCGATAATTATACGTAAAGAATTGCTTATTCCGATTCTTTGTGGTATTTTTCTGGCTGAAAACTTGTCGGTTATGATGCAGGTTGCATATTTTAAATATACGAAAAAAAAGTATGGAACAGGAAAGCGGATGTTTAAAATGGCCCCTTTGCATCATCATTTCCAAAAACCAGGTAATGCAGGTTTGGACGCTTTGGTTCAAAAGCCTTTTAACGTAGTTCCGGAATCAAAGATTGTAGTTCGTTTCTGGTTAATAGGTATTATTTTGGCGGTACTTACTATCGTTACACTAAAGATGCGATAA
- a CDS encoding UDP-N-acetylmuramoyl-L-alanyl-D-glutamate--2,6-diaminopimelate ligase, translated as MESKDLNELLKAVEVLDVLNLKDQEIAGIHSDSRKIEKDFLFVAVKGTAVDGHTYISKAIEQGAVAIVCEIFPEEPNNECIYIKVKDSADALGRLASAWNGYPSKDLVLIGVTGTNGKTTIATLLYEVFRKLGHKAGLLSTVCNYVDDKPVPSTHTTPDPIELNKLLADMVTAGCEYAFMEVSSHAIDQKRISGLIFDGGIFTNLTRDHLDYHKTVEAYLKAKKKFFDDLPASAFALTNIDDKSGLVMLQNTKARKLTYSLHTLADFKGKILESHFEGTELEVNGKDVFVHFVGKFNAYNLLAVYGASVTLGKEPEDVLIVLSTLHSVSGRFETLSSPLGYTAIVDYAHTPDALTNVLNSIHEVLNSRGRVITVVGAGGNRDKGKRPLMAKEAVKLSDQVILTSDNPRFEDPEEIIKDMVAGLNKEELTRTLCITDRTQAIKTATLLAKRGDVILVAGKGHEDYQEVQGIKHPFDDREKLKEIFITQQ; from the coding sequence ATGGAAAGTAAGGACTTAAATGAATTGTTGAAGGCGGTTGAGGTGCTGGATGTTTTGAATTTAAAAGATCAAGAGATTGCCGGTATTCATTCCGATTCAAGAAAAATAGAAAAAGATTTTTTGTTTGTTGCCGTAAAAGGTACGGCAGTAGACGGACATACCTATATTTCCAAAGCTATAGAACAAGGTGCGGTTGCTATAGTGTGTGAAATTTTTCCTGAGGAACCGAATAATGAGTGTATTTATATAAAGGTAAAGGATTCTGCCGATGCGTTAGGACGGCTTGCCTCCGCATGGAACGGATATCCTTCGAAAGACTTGGTTTTAATTGGTGTGACAGGGACAAATGGTAAGACAACTATCGCTACGTTGCTTTACGAAGTATTCCGAAAGTTAGGGCATAAAGCAGGGTTGCTTTCTACCGTATGTAATTATGTGGATGATAAGCCTGTTCCTTCTACTCATACTACTCCCGATCCGATCGAGTTGAATAAGTTGTTAGCGGATATGGTGACAGCCGGATGTGAATATGCTTTTATGGAGGTTAGTTCGCATGCCATCGATCAGAAACGTATTAGCGGGCTTATTTTTGATGGAGGTATTTTTACTAATTTGACACGCGATCATTTGGATTATCATAAAACGGTAGAGGCCTATTTGAAGGCTAAAAAGAAGTTTTTTGATGACTTGCCTGCTTCTGCTTTTGCGTTAACAAATATCGACGACAAATCGGGCTTGGTGATGTTACAAAATACAAAGGCTCGAAAGTTGACTTATTCTTTGCATACCTTGGCGGATTTTAAAGGTAAGATTTTAGAATCTCATTTTGAAGGGACTGAATTGGAAGTAAACGGAAAAGATGTATTTGTGCATTTTGTAGGTAAATTTAATGCTTATAATTTGTTGGCGGTGTATGGGGCTTCCGTAACGTTGGGTAAAGAGCCTGAAGATGTGTTGATTGTGTTGAGCACTCTTCATTCCGTGTCAGGACGTTTTGAAACCTTGTCTTCGCCCTTAGGTTATACGGCTATTGTAGATTATGCTCACACACCGGATGCTTTGACGAATGTATTAAATAGTATTCATGAAGTGTTGAATAGCCGCGGACGTGTCATTACCGTGGTAGGGGCTGGTGGAAACCGGGATAAAGGAAAGCGTCCGTTAATGGCAAAAGAAGCCGTAAAATTAAGTGATCAAGTGATTCTGACTTCCGATAATCCTCGCTTTGAAGATCCGGAAGAAATTATTAAAGATATGGTAGCCGGATTGAATAAGGAAGAGCTGACCCGTACGCTTTGTATTACGGACCGGACTCAAGCTATTAAAACAGCTACCTTATTGGCTAAAAGAGGGGATGTAATTTTAGTTGCCGGGAAGGGACATGAAGATTACCAAGAAGTACAGGGAATAAAACATCCTTTTGATGACCGTGAAAAATTGAAAGAAATTTTTATAACACAACAATAA
- a CDS encoding penicillin-binding transpeptidase domain-containing protein, which yields MEGTGESKNSRTLFYYFLVVLALSLVVVGILWCTFKTAFVEKVKWEKIAESQKRPNHLLLPGRGNIYSADGKLMATSVPRYYMYLDFRADGFALDTLLKGKKDNIDSLCYYLSRKLKNRNAKAYKEYIKRGLKTKSRQFPLYEGKVSYSDLKEIRKFPFLRLSRYKSGFYVKQMVQRQKPFGTLASRTIGDIYGEIEEGWATKGKNGLELQYDTLLRGHAGLSSVRRVGGSWTNVVEIDPVDGMDIITTIDITIQDITEKSLVDKLKEIDAESGTAVVMEVETGEIKAITNMARIREGVYGETKNHAVADEIEPGSTFKVASMMVALEDGVVTPQDTVDVGNGIYMYKGARMTDHNANHGGYHRISAEQAIWYSSNIGVAKLILKAYEKNPSRYVEGLYRIGLNKPLNLEIPGAGRAKIRHPKDTASYWSKTTLPWMSFGYETQIPPIYTLAFYNAIANNGKMIRPIFTKAISHNGKIVKEFSTDVVNESICSPKTLEEIKKMLLGVVENGTGKAVHSEVMRIAGKTGTAQISQGKAGYKAGGVSHQVAFCGYFPAEHPKYSCIVVIRRPRIGYPSGGTMSGGVCKNIAEKIYASSFPLKLEETEIDSMMQKIPAVKGGEAEALEYVMDKLDIDYESDKVEGQWVATERREKDVLIKDISIKERLVPNVVGMGAKDAVFLLENVGLKVNITGIGKVTSQSIPAGRTIVKGQTVALTLK from the coding sequence ATGGAAGGAACAGGCGAATCAAAAAATAGCAGAACCCTCTTTTATTACTTTTTGGTAGTATTGGCTTTGAGTTTGGTTGTAGTAGGCATCTTATGGTGTACTTTTAAAACTGCCTTTGTAGAAAAAGTAAAATGGGAAAAGATTGCGGAAAGCCAGAAGCGGCCTAATCATCTTTTGTTACCGGGGAGGGGAAATATTTATTCGGCTGATGGGAAATTAATGGCTACCAGTGTGCCCCGGTATTATATGTATTTGGATTTCCGGGCAGACGGGTTCGCTTTAGACACGTTATTAAAAGGGAAAAAGGACAATATAGATTCACTTTGTTATTATTTATCCCGGAAATTGAAAAACCGGAATGCCAAGGCGTATAAAGAGTATATTAAACGAGGTCTAAAGACCAAGAGCCGGCAGTTTCCTCTATATGAAGGAAAAGTCTCTTATTCCGATTTAAAAGAAATAAGAAAATTTCCCTTTTTACGTTTGAGCCGTTATAAAAGCGGGTTTTATGTAAAACAAATGGTTCAAAGGCAAAAGCCGTTCGGAACTTTGGCTTCCCGTACGATTGGTGATATTTACGGAGAAATAGAAGAGGGATGGGCTACAAAAGGAAAGAATGGACTGGAATTACAGTATGATACGCTTTTAAGAGGACATGCCGGACTAAGCTCTGTACGCCGGGTAGGGGGAAGTTGGACGAATGTGGTAGAAATAGATCCCGTAGACGGAATGGATATTATTACTACTATTGATATTACTATTCAGGATATCACGGAGAAGTCTTTGGTAGATAAACTGAAAGAAATCGATGCCGAGTCGGGGACTGCCGTAGTGATGGAAGTAGAAACCGGCGAGATTAAGGCAATTACTAATATGGCACGCATTCGGGAAGGAGTATATGGGGAGACTAAAAATCATGCGGTTGCAGATGAAATAGAACCTGGTTCTACTTTTAAAGTAGCTTCCATGATGGTGGCATTGGAAGATGGAGTGGTGACTCCTCAGGATACGGTAGATGTAGGAAACGGTATTTATATGTATAAGGGGGCGCGAATGACCGACCATAATGCAAATCACGGAGGGTATCATCGTATTTCTGCCGAACAAGCTATTTGGTATTCTTCTAATATCGGTGTAGCTAAATTGATATTGAAAGCGTATGAAAAGAATCCGTCCAGATATGTCGAGGGCTTGTACCGGATAGGATTGAATAAACCGTTGAATTTGGAAATACCCGGTGCCGGACGTGCTAAAATCCGCCATCCGAAAGATACGGCAAGCTATTGGTCGAAAACAACTTTGCCTTGGATGTCATTTGGATACGAAACCCAGATTCCGCCTATCTATACCTTGGCTTTTTATAATGCAATCGCAAATAATGGAAAAATGATACGTCCTATATTTACGAAAGCTATTTCGCATAATGGAAAAATTGTAAAGGAATTTTCTACCGATGTAGTAAATGAATCCATTTGTTCTCCGAAAACGTTGGAGGAGATAAAAAAGATGCTCCTCGGAGTAGTGGAAAATGGTACGGGAAAAGCAGTTCATTCGGAAGTAATGCGAATTGCAGGAAAAACAGGGACTGCTCAGATATCCCAAGGAAAGGCCGGCTATAAAGCCGGAGGAGTAAGTCACCAGGTAGCTTTTTGCGGATACTTTCCTGCGGAGCATCCTAAATATTCTTGTATTGTAGTAATTCGCAGGCCTCGCATTGGATATCCTTCAGGGGGAACAATGTCGGGCGGAGTTTGTAAAAACATTGCAGAAAAGATTTATGCCAGTTCTTTTCCGTTAAAGCTGGAAGAGACGGAGATAGATAGTATGATGCAAAAAATACCTGCAGTAAAAGGAGGTGAGGCTGAGGCATTGGAATATGTAATGGATAAGCTGGATATAGACTATGAAAGTGATAAGGTGGAAGGTCAATGGGTAGCTACGGAACGAAGAGAGAAAGATGTGTTGATAAAAGATATATCTATCAAGGAAAGGCTGGTTCCCAATGTGGTAGGCATGGGTGCTAAAGATGCTGTATTTTTGCTAGAGAATGTGGGCTTGAAAGTAAATATTACAGGAATAGGAAAGGTAACGTCACAAAGTATCCCGGCAGGCCGTACTATTGTAAAGGGTCAGACTGTGGCATTGACGCTTAAATAA
- a CDS encoding FtsL-like putative cell division protein has protein sequence MEEKQRKRSKKKEKRFSLLYILGGGILKEDFILKHTKMLVLIVILIFFFIGNRYSCMQKLKEIDRLQQQLRDVRFEALSISSELTGNSRQSQVESLIEQNDIDLEVAKTPPFELYK, from the coding sequence ATGGAAGAAAAACAACGTAAGAGATCGAAGAAAAAGGAAAAACGGTTTTCCCTTTTATATATTCTGGGTGGTGGCATATTGAAAGAAGATTTTATCCTGAAGCATACGAAAATGTTAGTGCTTATTGTGATCCTGATTTTCTTTTTTATAGGCAACCGGTATTCTTGCATGCAAAAACTGAAAGAAATAGACCGGCTACAGCAACAGTTGCGGGATGTACGTTTTGAGGCATTATCCATTTCTTCCGAATTAACGGGAAACAGCCGCCAGTCGCAAGTAGAATCGTTGATAGAACAGAACGATATTGATTTGGAAGTCGCAAAGACTCCGCCCTTTGAACTTTATAAATAA
- the rsmH gene encoding 16S rRNA (cytosine(1402)-N(4))-methyltransferase RsmH encodes MEEKEISYHVPVLLQESINGLVVRRDGIYVDVTFGGGGHSREILCRLDDSGKLYGFDQDEEAEQNIIGDPRFVFVRSNFRYLSNFMRYYGVEEVDGILADLGVSSHHFDDKERGFSFRFDGLLDMRMNTRAGKTAAEIVNTYTEEELANVFYLYGELKNARKLAAVLVKAREIKPIRFIGDFLEVIKPFAGKDKEKKFLAQAFQALRIEVNDEMRALKALLSQSLRLLKKNGRLVVITYHSLEDRLVKNFLKTGNLEGKIEQDFFGNVHSPFRLINNKVIVPSEEEIESNPRSRSAKLRIAEKIE; translated from the coding sequence ATGGAAGAAAAAGAAATCAGTTATCATGTGCCTGTTTTGCTTCAGGAGAGTATAAACGGTTTGGTAGTGCGGCGCGATGGAATTTATGTTGACGTTACTTTTGGCGGCGGCGGTCATTCCCGGGAAATATTGTGCCGTTTAGATGATAGCGGAAAGCTTTATGGTTTCGATCAGGATGAAGAAGCGGAACAAAATATAATCGGAGATCCTCGTTTTGTTTTTGTACGCAGTAACTTCCGTTATCTTTCTAATTTCATGAGATATTATGGAGTAGAGGAAGTAGATGGAATATTAGCTGACTTGGGCGTATCTTCTCATCATTTTGATGATAAAGAACGTGGGTTTTCTTTTCGCTTTGACGGTCTTTTAGATATGCGTATGAATACCCGGGCCGGAAAGACTGCTGCTGAAATAGTAAATACTTATACGGAAGAAGAACTGGCAAATGTTTTTTATTTGTATGGAGAATTGAAAAATGCACGAAAATTGGCAGCAGTATTAGTAAAGGCCAGGGAGATAAAACCTATACGGTTTATTGGTGATTTTTTGGAAGTTATCAAACCCTTTGCCGGAAAAGATAAAGAAAAAAAATTTTTAGCTCAGGCCTTTCAAGCTTTACGGATCGAGGTAAACGACGAAATGCGTGCTTTGAAGGCCCTCTTAAGCCAATCGTTACGTCTCTTGAAAAAGAATGGTCGTTTGGTAGTAATTACCTATCATTCGTTGGAAGATCGGTTAGTGAAGAATTTTTTGAAAACCGGAAATCTTGAAGGAAAGATAGAACAAGATTTTTTTGGAAACGTACATAGCCCTTTTCGTTTAATAAATAATAAGGTGATTGTGCCTTCCGAAGAAGAAATAGAATCTAATCCACGTTCGCGTAGCGCAAAACTACGGATTGCGGAAAAAATAGAATAA
- a CDS encoding 1-acyl-sn-glycerol-3-phosphate acyltransferase has product MTEEKIAQIDLKNVLQQKVPSVAGKIPGFIVNYLIRTIHQDELNDILRRYHDKQGADFMLELISYFDLTLQLVQEENIPPTGRFTFVSNHPLGGLDGICLSAVIGKKFNGKIKYPVNDLLLYLTNLKTIFIPINKHGSQGKEVAKLLHDAYTSDNQIITFPAGLCSRKIKGKIIDLEWKKSFIQKTIEYQRDIIPIYFEAQNSSFFYRLARIRKKLGIKMNYEMIYLPDEMFKCKHKTFRIHFGKPIPWQTFDNSKSPSEWAAWVKDIVYKMSEK; this is encoded by the coding sequence ATGACAGAAGAGAAGATTGCACAAATAGATCTTAAAAACGTTTTACAACAAAAAGTACCCTCTGTTGCCGGAAAAATTCCTGGTTTTATAGTAAACTATTTAATCAGGACAATCCACCAGGATGAGCTGAATGATATTTTGCGGAGATATCACGACAAACAAGGGGCAGACTTTATGTTGGAGCTTATTTCTTACTTTGATCTGACTCTGCAACTGGTTCAGGAAGAGAATATTCCGCCTACCGGTCGTTTTACCTTTGTATCCAACCATCCGCTAGGAGGTCTGGATGGTATTTGTCTTTCTGCTGTTATCGGAAAAAAATTTAATGGTAAAATCAAATATCCGGTCAACGACCTGCTTTTATATCTTACCAACCTCAAAACCATTTTTATTCCTATTAATAAACACGGTTCCCAAGGAAAAGAAGTAGCAAAACTGCTTCATGATGCTTATACATCCGATAATCAGATTATCACTTTTCCTGCCGGTCTTTGTTCCCGGAAAATAAAAGGGAAAATTATAGATTTAGAATGGAAAAAATCGTTCATCCAAAAAACAATAGAATATCAACGGGATATTATTCCCATTTACTTTGAAGCGCAAAATTCCTCTTTTTTTTATCGTTTGGCCCGAATAAGAAAAAAATTAGGAATTAAAATGAATTACGAAATGATATATCTGCCTGATGAAATGTTCAAATGTAAACATAAAACATTCCGCATTCATTTCGGTAAACCCATACCCTGGCAAACATTCGATAACAGCAAATCGCCTTCGGAATGGGCAGCTTGGGTAAAAGATATTGTTTATAAAATGTCAGAAAAATAA
- a CDS encoding GNAT family N-acetyltransferase, producing the protein MQDIIKPIDRSLLKAELTKDKLLRKTNKSNNEIYIITAHEAPNVMQEIGRLREIAFRYYGGGTGKPVDIDEFDTMQDAYRQLIVWNPEDEQILGGYRFLCGTDVKLDPIGKPILATSHLFNFSEKFVKDILPFTVELGRSFVALEYQSTRAGSKGLFVLDNLWDGLGALSVIDPSLKYYFGKVTMYNTYNPEARNMILYFLQLHFPDPDQLVTPIFPLQTNTNMEKMKSLFPYDSFRENYKILNQEVRKFGINVPPLVNAYMSLSPKMRVFGTAINDEFGDVEETGILIAINEILEEKKKRHIETYLLEEGQTTHLIKG; encoded by the coding sequence ATGCAAGACATCATCAAACCGATAGACCGGTCCTTATTAAAGGCCGAACTGACTAAAGATAAATTGCTTCGAAAAACAAATAAATCGAACAATGAGATTTATATTATCACTGCACACGAAGCTCCGAATGTAATGCAGGAAATAGGTCGGTTACGCGAAATTGCTTTTCGTTATTATGGAGGAGGTACAGGCAAACCGGTCGATATCGATGAATTCGATACCATGCAAGATGCTTATCGGCAATTAATTGTATGGAATCCTGAAGACGAACAGATATTAGGTGGATATCGGTTCCTATGTGGCACTGATGTGAAGTTGGATCCTATAGGCAAACCTATATTAGCCACTTCCCATTTATTCAATTTCTCAGAAAAATTCGTAAAAGATATTTTACCTTTTACTGTAGAACTGGGCCGTTCTTTTGTTGCCCTGGAATATCAATCCACCCGTGCCGGAAGCAAGGGATTATTTGTTTTGGATAACCTATGGGACGGATTAGGAGCTTTATCGGTAATAGATCCTTCTTTAAAATATTACTTCGGAAAAGTAACCATGTACAATACTTATAACCCGGAAGCCCGGAATATGATTCTTTATTTTCTCCAGCTTCATTTCCCGGATCCCGACCAACTGGTTACTCCCATTTTTCCTTTACAGACCAATACCAATATGGAGAAGATGAAAAGTTTGTTCCCTTATGACAGTTTCAGGGAAAATTACAAAATATTAAACCAAGAAGTCCGGAAATTCGGAATCAATGTTCCACCTTTGGTAAATGCTTATATGAGCCTTTCGCCGAAAATGCGGGTGTTCGGCACTGCTATTAACGATGAGTTCGGAGATGTGGAAGAAACAGGGATTTTGATTGCTATCAACGAAATTCTGGAAGAAAAAAAGAAAAGACATATTGAAACTTATCTATTGGAAGAAGGACAAACAACGCATTTGATTAAAGGATAA